A single region of the Sciurus carolinensis chromosome 16, mSciCar1.2, whole genome shotgun sequence genome encodes:
- the LOC124967179 gene encoding zinc finger protein 540-like yields MAHKLVKFSDVSVVFSQREWKCLNAAQRDLYRDVMLENYSNLVSLGYSASKPEVITLLEQGKEPYIVLGDVQGRRCAGLFSRYKTKKLPSGKDTDETSSSKLETTERRKTVGPKGSTLRNESQSKSELKGQQGPQERFLRQMKSTYKKRPTERKHPSSNQKTSSSGNTSEDREQGKNLSSGSNVVQSEKNHTEEKHDCPECGETLSSVSQLNLHQKIHSGEKVYKCKQCGKYFGHHYQLILHQKFHSGEKPYECQECGQIFTLFSQFSRHQKFHTGEKPYRCKKCKKRFSSCSELSQHEKEHAGEKCYECKECGKTFRLNFYLTEHQKTHTGEKPYKCKECGKTFTVCGQLTRHQKIHTSLKPYECKECGKSFRLSLYLTEHKKIHTGKKPHECKQCGKSFNVRGQLNRHETIHSGVKPFECEVCGKAFGYNGDLRVHHRIHTGEKPHKCKDCGKAFMLRSALTEHQRIHSGIKPYECKECGKTFRGRSQVSLHKKFHTDLKPYKCVKCGKTFRFGFYLSEHERIHTGEKPYKCKECGKAFIRRGNLKEHLKIHSGVKPYECKECGKSFSWRGQYTQHLKIHTGVKPFKCKECEKAFSRSGDLRIHQRIHTGEKPYGCKECGKAFRLNSHLIEHQRIHTGEKPYECKVCKKAFRQRSHLYQHQRTHNVT; encoded by the exons ATGGCTCAC AAACTAGTGAAGTTCAGTGATGTGTCTGTAGTCTTCTCTCAAAGAGAGTGGAAGTGCCTGAATGCTGCTCAGAGGGACTTGTACAGAGATGTGATGCTGGAGAATTATAGCAACTTGGTCTCACTGG GATATTCCGCCTCAAAGCCGGAAGTGATCACCTTACTGGAGCAAGGCAAAGAGCCGTACATCGTGTTGGGAGATGTGCAAGGAAGACGGTGTGCGG gtttGTTCTCCAGATATAAGACTAAGAAATTACCTTCAGGAAAGGACACTGATGAAACTAGTTCGTCCAAATTGGAGacgacagaaagaagaaaaaccgTTGGTCCTAAAGGATCCACCTTGAGAAATGAGTCACAGAGCAAAAGTGAGTTGAAGGGCCAACAGGGACCTCAAGAAAGGTTTCTCAGGCAAATGAAAAGCACCTATAAGAAAAGGCCAACAGAGAGAAAGCATCCATCTTCGAATCAGAAAACTTCTAGTAGTGGGAATACTAGTGAAGATAGGGAACAGGGGAAAAACCTTAGTTCTGGCTCTAATGTGGTTCAAAGTGAGAAAAATCATACTGAGGAAAAGCATGATTGTCCAGAGTGTGGGGAAACTTTGAGTAGTGTCTCCCAACTTAATCTACATCAGAAAATTCATAGTGGTGAAAAGGTCTataaatgtaaacaatgtgggaagtACTTTGGTCATCATTATCAGCTTATTCTGCATCAGAAATTTCatagtggagagaaaccctatgaatgtcaAGAATGTGGCCAAATCTTTACTCTTTTCTCACAATTCAGTCGACATCAGAAATTTCATACTGGTGAAAAACCCTATAGATGtaagaaatgcaagaaaagatTTAGTAGTTGTTCAGAACTTTCTCAGCATGAGAAAGAGCATGCTGGTGAGAAGTgttatgaatgtaaggaatgtggaaaaacTTTCAGACTTAATTTCTACCTTACAGAACATCAGAAAACCCACACAGGGgagaaaccctataaatgtaaggaatgtgggaaaactTTTACTGTATGTGGACAACTTACCCGTCATCAGAAAATTCATACCAGTTtaaaaccctatgaatgtaaggaatgtgggaagtcCTTTAGACTTAGTTTATACCTCACtgaacacaaaaaaatacatactggTAAGAAACCTCACGAATGTAAGCAATGTGGGAAAAGCTTTAATGTCCGTGGACAGCTTAATCGGCACGAAACGATTCACAGTGGTGTAAAACCCTTTGAATGTGAGGTGTGTGGGAAGGCTTTTGGTTATAATGGTGACCTTAGAGTACACCACAGAATTCATACCGGTGAGAAACCACATAAATGTAAGGACTGCGGGAAGGCCTTTATGCTCCGTTCAGCCCTTACtgaacatcagagaattcattctGGCAtaaagccctatgaatgtaaggaatgtgggaagacTTTCAGAGGGCGCTCTCAAGTGAGCCTACATAAGAAATTTCATACTGACTTGAAACCCTACAAGTGTGTAAAATGTGGGAAGACCTTCAGATTTGGTTTCTACCTGAGTGAACATGagagaattcatactggggaAAAGCCCTATAAATGCAAAGAATGTGGAAAGGCTTTTATTCGTAGAGGAAATCTTAAAGAACATCTGAAAATTCATTCAGGTGtaaaaccctatgaatgtaaagaatgtgggaagtCTTTTAGTTGGCGTGGTCAGTACACTCAGCATCTGAAAATTCACACTGGTGTAAAACCCTtcaaatgtaaggaatgtgagAAGGCCTTTAGTCGCAGTGGAGACCTTAGAatacatcagagaattcacactggtgagaaaccctatgggtgtaaagaatgtggaaaggCCTTCAGACTTAATTCGCACCTTATTGAACATCAGcgaattcatactggtgagaaacccTATGAGTGTAAGGTGTGTAAAAAGGCCTTCAGACAGCGGTCACACCTTTATCAGCATCAGAGAACCCATAATGTAACTTAA